ACTTCAGCAACAACCAAGACCCGCTCGAAGAGGGCTTCTAAGAAAGCAAAAGCTGAAGCCGCATCAGCAAAGAGCGAAGCTTCACCTGCAGCAACCGAAGCGCGCTCAAAATCCAGGAGGAGTTCAAGGAAAGCGAAGGCTGAAGCCGCGTCAGCAAAGAGCGAAGCTTCGCCTGCAGCAACCGAGGCGCACTCAAGATCAAGGCGGAATTCAAGGAAAGCGGAAGCTGAAGCTGCGCCAGCTGAGAGCCATGCTTCGTCTGCCCCAGAAAGCGCGCAGGCGGCTTCGAGCCGCGGCCTTGTGTGGGTCAACTCCGAAACCAAGGTCTTCCATCGGAGCGGCGACCGTTGGTACGGAAAGACGAAAAACGGCAAGTATATGACGGAGTCCGAAGCCGTTAAGGAAGGTTACCACTTGGCCAAGCCTGGAGGCCGTGCCAAATCCGGGCAGTAACAGAGCTTGATATCCGCGAATGCGGGCATGACATCGTCGCTCGATCAATTCCGAAACTAGGCGGGTGTATTGAGGGTGTCAGCCTGGCATAGGGATCGCGGCCGGATATGAAAATCGTTTGTTCATCCTGTGGTTGATCGTGCGGGTTGTGCAGGGGTGAATAGAGGCCGGGCTTAATCTATTCCCCTCTGCGCAGCAGCGCGACTCTCAAAATATCGGTTCAGGAGGATCGTCATGGGATTATTAGATGATGCGGCAAAGGCAGCGGGAAACCTTACCAGCGGCATGAGTGATGACCACGCCAACATGGCAAACAATCTCATCAAGATGTTGACCACACAATCCGGGGGCTTAGGCGGATTGGTCCAGGCCTTTCAATCCAAGGGGCTGGGCGATGTAGTATCTTCGTGGGTCGGCACCGGGCAAAACCTTCCGATATCCGGAGAGCAGATCCAATCCGTGCTCGGCAGCGACACGGTGCAGCAACTTGCCGCCAAAGCCGGCGTTTCACCCGGCGCGGCGCAGTCTGCACTGGCCACGGTCCTGCCCATGGTGGTAGACCGCCTGACTCCTAACGGCTCAGTTCCGGAAGCAGGCGGCCTTCTCTCGCAGGGCCTGAACTTCCTGAAGGGCAAGTTTTAGTCCTGCCCCGCCGTTCAGCGGGCAGTTACGCTATCCACGCGGCTTGCGCTCTTATCAGTGGCGGTAGCCATGATGCCGCCCATAGCCGCTATGGTAGTTGAAAACGAATCCTGGCCCCCAGTATCCATAGGGGCGTCCCCAGCCCCAGTAGGGTGAGTAGTAGCCAGGATAGCCATAGTAGCCAAAGTAGCCGGGATAGCCGTAGGGCGGACGAGGCGGGTAGCGCCGGTAAGGCCGTCGCTGCAGAGAATCCTGCGGGTAGTCCTGCTGGTTCACGGGGCGAAATGCCGCCTGTCCCTGCAAGGTCGAGATCTCGGCCGAGGTTTCCAGCCGGAAGGTCAGCAGGGCTTCAGGCGGAATCACGGTAGGCCGTCCGCGAGTGAGCAACACTCCGGCGACGCCAACCGCCGCGCCAATCCCCGCCCCGATGGCTGCGCCGCCTCCCTCTCCAGCAATCGCGCCGATCGCGGCGCCAACGCCGGTTGTGGTCCCGATGGCCGAGGCGTCACGTCCCCTGGAGGTGCCGCCGGAAGCCTGGACGAGCGTTGTCTGGACAGGCAATTGCTCGCCGTCCACCAGAGTCAATCTCGTCAGCGCGATTTGCAATTTCGAAGTCCCTCTAACGCGCCCGGCTTTCACTGCATTTAAAACCCTGCCTTCAACCGTCTGGCCGCGCCGCGCAACCACCCAGCCGTTTACAACCACTGGCTGATCGAGCGTGGCGGTAAAGGCATCGCCCGACCTGTTTTGATCGGTGGTAAGCCCCTGGTTCAGCCGTACTGATACCATTGTTCCGGAGGACAGGTGCAAGGTGGCAGGGACCGCCTGGCCCTGCGCCTCATCGCTCCCGAATGATTGCGTTTGTCTGCCCGGCTGCGAAGGCTCATCTGAAGCCTGCGGAGGTGTGTCAGCGGGCTGCGATGGCTCATTCTGCGAATCCTCGACGCTGGGTGAAGCTTCTGGTGCTGATGCGTTCA
The sequence above is drawn from the Acidobacteriota bacterium genome and encodes:
- a CDS encoding DUF937 domain-containing protein; protein product: MGLLDDAAKAAGNLTSGMSDDHANMANNLIKMLTTQSGGLGGLVQAFQSKGLGDVVSSWVGTGQNLPISGEQIQSVLGSDTVQQLAAKAGVSPGAAQSALATVLPMVVDRLTPNGSVPEAGGLLSQGLNFLKGKF
- a CDS encoding BON domain-containing protein; amino-acid sequence: MLKHEFRWAVVLITGLFVASSSLLLAAPQDAQGRDDIAITTSIQAKLFQDPSLKTLDIQVSTQNGVVTLTGTVDTQDQQAAVDRIASMEPGVVKVIDSLNVNASAPEASPSVEDSQNEPSQPADTPPQASDEPSQPGRQTQSFGSDEAQGQAVPATLHLSSGTMVSVRLNQGLTTDQNRSGDAFTATLDQPVVVNGWVVARRGQTVEGRVLNAVKAGRVRGTSKLQIALTRLTLVDGEQLPVQTTLVQASGGTSRGRDASAIGTTTGVGAAIGAIAGEGGGAAIGAGIGAAVGVAGVLLTRGRPTVIPPEALLTFRLETSAEISTLQGQAAFRPVNQQDYPQDSLQRRPYRRYPPRPPYGYPGYFGYYGYPGYYSPYWGWGRPYGYWGPGFVFNYHSGYGRHHGYRH